A window from Prinia subflava isolate CZ2003 ecotype Zambia chromosome Z, Cam_Psub_1.2, whole genome shotgun sequence encodes these proteins:
- the GRHPR gene encoding glyoxylate reductase/hydroxypyruvate reductase, whose translation MSVFVTRRIPAEGLRVLSQASGCRVQQWDSEEPVPRAELLAGVAGTRGLLCLLSDRIDREVLDAAGPDLKVISTLSVGFDHLALDEIKKRGIRVGYTPDVLTDATAELSVALLLSACRRLPEAVEQVKSGGWTTWKPLWMCGYGLSDSTVGIIGLGRIGQAVARRLKPFGVRKFLYTGSGPKPEIASEFGAEFVPLTKLAEESDFVVVTCALTPATQGMCNKDFFGRMKKTSVFINTSRGAVVNQEDLYDALAHGQIAAAGLDVTTPEPLPTDHPLLSLKNCVILPHIGSATYATRSTMAVLAANNLLAGLRGEPMPHELKL comes from the exons ATGTCGGTGTTCGTGACGCGGCGGATCCCGGCAGAGGGGCTGCGGGTGCTGTCCCAGGCCAGCGG GTGCCGCGTGCAGCAGTGGGACTCGGAGGAGCCGGTGCCGCGGGCCGAGCTGCTGGCGGGCGTGGCGGGGACGCGcgggctgctctgcctgctctcgGACCGCATCGACCGCGAGGTGCTGGACGCGGCCG GGCCCGACCTGAAGGTCATCAGCACTTTGTCGGTGGGCTTCGACCACCTCGCCCTGGACGAGATCAAGAAGCG GGGGATCCGCGTGGGGTACACGCCCGACGTGCTGACCGACGCCACGGCAGAGCTGTCCgtggccctgctgctgtccgCGTGCCGCCGGCTGCCGGAGGCAGTGGAGCAGGTGAAGAG TGGCGGCTGGACGACGTGGAAGCCCCTGTGGATGTGTGGATATGGCCTGTCTGACAGTACCGTGGGCATTATCGGCCTGGGCAGGATAG GACAGGCAGTTGCCCGGCGCCTGAAGCCATTTGGGGTCAGGAAGTTTCTGTACACTGGCAGTGGCCCAAAACCGGAGATCGCGTCTGAGTTTGGGGCTGAGTTCG TTCCGCTCACAAAGCTGGCTGAGGAGTCGGACTTCGTAGTGGTGACTTGTGCCCTGACACCAGCTACCCAGGGCATGTGCAACAAGGACTTCTTTGGCAGGATGAAGAAGACTTCCGTGTTCATCAACACAAGCAG GGGGGCTGTGGTGAACCAGGAGGACCTGTACGATGCATTGGCCCATGGCCAGATCGCAGCTGCCGGCCTGGATGTCACCACACCAGAGCCACTGCCCACTGACCACCCGCTGCTGTCCCTCAAGAACTGCG tgatCCTGCCACACATCGGGAGCGCCACGTACGCCACGAGGAGCACCATGGCCGTGCTGGCAGCCAACAACCTGCTGGCCGGACTGCGAGGGGAGCCCATGCCCCACGAGCTGAAGCTGTGA